From the Terriglobales bacterium genome, one window contains:
- a CDS encoding aromatic ring-hydroxylating dioxygenase subunit alpha: MNKLIQPDVAQAFTLPSHYYFDPSFESLEKEKIFVGTWQIVGHVRQLPNPGSFFTANLVGEPLLIVRNAGGEIKGFYNVCKHRAGPPAEGCGERKVFRCGYHGWTYSLDGELLNAPECEGVQDFRHQEFGLTPVRTEQWAELIFVNLNPAAEPLLQSLGQLPQGMASFQFEKMQLHERRIYEMNCNWKTYIDNYLEGYHLPSVHPSLNRELDYGSYTTQLFPSYSLQSSPIRGPENEKTVERRYSQAKGDDVAEYYWVFPNWMLNCYPDNVSVNIVLPVSPERSIAIFDWYFPEAALKTPAPAQTVLFSDEIQVEDVRICETVQKNLRSRSYSRGRYSVKQEGGVHHFHSLYAEAMGV, encoded by the coding sequence ATGAACAAACTCATTCAACCCGATGTTGCTCAGGCATTCACCCTGCCGTCGCACTATTATTTCGATCCTTCTTTCGAGAGCCTGGAAAAAGAAAAAATCTTCGTTGGGACATGGCAGATTGTCGGCCATGTGAGGCAGTTGCCGAACCCCGGCTCTTTTTTCACGGCGAATCTGGTGGGTGAGCCTTTGCTGATTGTGCGCAATGCGGGCGGCGAGATCAAAGGTTTCTACAATGTCTGCAAGCACCGCGCCGGGCCGCCAGCCGAAGGCTGCGGCGAAAGGAAGGTCTTCCGCTGCGGCTATCATGGCTGGACGTATTCGCTCGATGGCGAGCTGCTGAATGCTCCGGAATGTGAGGGCGTGCAGGACTTCCGCCACCAGGAGTTTGGATTGACTCCGGTCCGAACTGAGCAGTGGGCCGAGCTGATTTTTGTGAACCTCAATCCGGCAGCCGAACCGCTGCTCCAGTCGCTGGGCCAGCTTCCCCAAGGGATGGCTAGCTTCCAATTCGAGAAGATGCAGCTCCACGAGCGCCGCATCTACGAAATGAATTGCAACTGGAAGACATACATAGACAACTATCTCGAGGGATACCACCTGCCGAGCGTGCATCCCAGCCTGAATCGCGAGCTGGATTACGGCAGCTATACCACGCAGCTTTTTCCCAGCTACTCGTTGCAATCCAGCCCCATCCGCGGCCCTGAGAATGAGAAGACCGTGGAGCGCCGCTACTCACAGGCTAAGGGAGATGACGTTGCTGAATACTACTGGGTATTCCCCAACTGGATGCTCAACTGCTATCCCGACAATGTCTCCGTGAACATTGTTTTGCCCGTGTCGCCCGAGCGTTCTATCGCCATTTTTGACTGGTACTTTCCCGAAGCGGCGCTCAAGACCCCGGCCCCGGCGCAGACGGTGCTCTTCAGCGACGAAATCCAGGTAGAAGATGTGCGCATCTGCGAGACCGTGCAAAAAAACCTGCGCTCCCGGTCGTACAGCCGCGGCCGCTACAGCGTCAAGCAGGAGGGTGGAGTGCATCACTTCCACAGTCTTTACGCGGAAGCGATGGGAGTGTGA
- a CDS encoding VOC family protein, translating into MENTAQRSPFCHIVIPAPDLEKAMSFYQTIFGWRVQSNVPGQKYWFFESGNVSGAFSGNKKPGVGSVVLVIQVEDMPSTLERIVELGGTIKQGRSRIGQADAGYDAYFLDPNGNEMGIYSKQ; encoded by the coding sequence ATGGAAAATACAGCGCAGCGAAGTCCATTCTGTCACATCGTCATTCCCGCACCCGACCTTGAGAAAGCGATGTCTTTCTATCAAACGATCTTTGGTTGGCGGGTGCAATCCAATGTTCCCGGGCAGAAGTACTGGTTCTTCGAATCAGGAAATGTCAGCGGAGCGTTCAGTGGCAATAAGAAGCCGGGTGTGGGCTCCGTGGTCCTCGTCATTCAAGTGGAGGATATGCCATCTACGCTGGAGCGCATCGTCGAGCTGGGAGGCACGATCAAGCAGGGCCGCAGCCGGATTGGCCAAGCCGACGCAGGATATGACGCTTATTTCCTCGACCCAAACGGCAATGAAATGGGAATTTATTCCAAACAGTGA